In a single window of the Methylophaga frappieri genome:
- a CDS encoding DUF4145 domain-containing protein, with amino-acid sequence MPNKNFELLKNRWPQLYEHANFAEKYVHTDPHTAIIKLRCFAEQLVGILYRELNLPCERSDGFFEKLKSNIFIEVIDENIVEKLHAIRMLGNKAAHGRSVHSDDALALLRDAYLIGQWMFKTYSGSTYESYPAYIEPCHPDIGLNALSQSNKELEEQLEKVKEELLKLEESEQIAQNQALELKKELDQVKLADFKEASSRAVSTFDLAPENTRELIKLHDAFSEYNLTDGQSLLVDKLDSFLSNKEESVFLLKGYAGTGKTFITKGLTEYFRAIGRNYVLAAPT; translated from the coding sequence ATGCCCAATAAGAACTTTGAATTGTTAAAAAACCGCTGGCCTCAACTATATGAACATGCCAATTTCGCTGAGAAATATGTACATACTGATCCTCACACTGCAATTATCAAATTACGTTGCTTTGCTGAACAGTTAGTAGGGATCCTCTATAGAGAACTAAATTTACCTTGCGAGCGAAGTGATGGGTTCTTCGAAAAACTAAAATCCAATATTTTCATCGAAGTAATCGATGAAAATATTGTGGAAAAGCTGCACGCAATCCGGATGTTAGGAAATAAAGCGGCACATGGCCGAAGCGTACATTCAGATGATGCGTTAGCACTACTGAGAGATGCATATTTGATCGGTCAGTGGATGTTCAAAACATATAGCGGATCAACATATGAAAGTTACCCAGCATATATAGAACCCTGCCACCCTGATATAGGGCTAAACGCGCTAAGCCAGAGTAACAAAGAGCTTGAAGAGCAATTAGAAAAAGTAAAAGAAGAGCTCTTGAAACTTGAAGAATCAGAACAAATCGCTCAAAACCAGGCACTCGAACTCAAAAAAGAACTAGACCAAGTTAAACTAGCCGATTTCAAGGAAGCATCATCAAGGGCTGTATCAACATTCGACCTGGCACCCGAAAACACTCGAGAGCTAATTAAACTTCACGACGCTTTCTCTGAATACAATTTAACTGATGGACAAAGTTTATTGGTTGATAAGCTCGATTCGTTTCTCAGCAATAAGGAAGAAAGCGTATTCCTATTAAAAGGTTACGCCGGAACAGGTAAGACATTTATAACTAAAGGCCTAACAGAGTACTTTAGGGCTATTGGAAGAAACTATGTCCTAGCCGCGCCTACGTAA
- a CDS encoding helix-turn-helix domain-containing protein: protein MSTHKNVNSPPSASDIELAHKGKQVLRKLISDNVSSYSIKVIRNDEEPKIIQLPAIAISLLADALNEISNGSSVKVIPQQPELTTQEAADVLNVSRPFLIKLLESGQIPFHRVGTHRRIKHKDIIEFTLNGDNKK, encoded by the coding sequence ATGTCAACACATAAAAACGTCAATTCCCCTCCCTCTGCTAGCGACATCGAATTAGCACACAAAGGGAAACAGGTATTGCGCAAGCTGATAAGTGACAATGTATCCAGCTACTCAATCAAGGTTATAAGAAATGATGAAGAGCCGAAGATTATTCAACTGCCCGCAATTGCTATTAGCCTTCTAGCAGACGCGTTAAATGAAATTAGCAATGGAAGTTCAGTCAAGGTCATACCACAGCAACCTGAACTGACAACCCAAGAAGCTGCAGATGTTCTTAACGTCTCACGCCCATTTCTAATTAAGCTCCTTGAAAGCGGTCAAATTCCCTTTCATCGAGTTGGGACCCATCGTCGCATCAAACATAAAGACATTATTGAATTTACGCTTAACGGCGATAATAAAAAATAA
- a CDS encoding DUF7146 domain-containing protein: MALPLQIETVRPYLNGQWLQVLAALVPELDAAIARKGRHVACPVHGGRDGFRLFKDAEYTGGGVCNTCGIFHDGFELLSWINGWNFAQSIEAIGQVLGIQPGQVPTRVIPSNAVDWKTKKQEEDKAIIHRLNQTWGETLSLAGTRAQPVWNYLHRRGIVTRVRPEWDSVLRFHPNLPYHDEDGLFIDSYPALLGKIVTQQGRSATFHRIYLSEDGFKAPVEKPKKMMPIPSDRTITGGAIPIGEPGEVLGVSEGIETALAVTRATGQTCWSVVNATLLARFEPPSNVKMLYIWADHDLSETGLNAANELKKKAWQKGILTQVLIPPIPTSLGVKSWDWNDVLNVYGAMGFPKVHI, from the coding sequence ATGGCGTTACCTTTACAGATTGAAACAGTAAGGCCATATCTTAATGGCCAATGGCTTCAAGTCTTGGCGGCATTGGTGCCAGAACTTGATGCCGCTATTGCTCGAAAAGGCCGTCATGTGGCTTGTCCTGTTCATGGCGGTCGTGATGGCTTTAGGCTGTTCAAAGATGCTGAATATACCGGAGGTGGCGTTTGTAACACCTGCGGTATCTTTCATGATGGTTTTGAACTGTTGTCTTGGATTAATGGATGGAACTTTGCTCAGTCTATTGAAGCAATCGGTCAAGTTCTAGGCATTCAACCCGGACAAGTACCAACTCGGGTAATACCGAGTAACGCTGTTGACTGGAAGACTAAAAAGCAGGAAGAGGACAAAGCGATTATCCATCGCTTGAATCAAACCTGGGGAGAAACGTTATCCCTTGCAGGTACTCGTGCGCAACCGGTTTGGAACTACTTGCATCGTCGTGGCATTGTTACGCGGGTACGTCCTGAATGGGATTCGGTGCTGAGGTTTCATCCAAACTTGCCTTACCATGATGAAGATGGTCTGTTTATCGATAGCTACCCAGCGCTGCTAGGTAAAATCGTTACTCAGCAAGGGCGTTCGGCCACGTTTCATCGGATCTACCTAAGTGAAGATGGATTCAAAGCGCCGGTTGAAAAGCCTAAAAAGATGATGCCCATACCAAGTGACAGAACAATCACTGGCGGTGCCATTCCGATTGGTGAGCCTGGTGAAGTATTAGGTGTTTCTGAAGGCATCGAAACAGCTTTAGCGGTTACCAGAGCAACGGGACAAACATGTTGGTCGGTTGTGAATGCAACCCTACTGGCTAGGTTTGAACCACCAAGTAATGTGAAAATGCTGTACATCTGGGCAGATCACGATCTCTCTGAGACCGGCCTGAATGCAGCGAATGAACTCAAGAAAAAAGCCTGGCAAAAAGGCATTCTGACACAAGTCCTGATCCCCCCGATACCAACGTCACTCGGCGTGAAAAGTTGGGATTGGAATGATGTGCTGAATGTTTACGGAGCCATGGGCTTTCCGAAAGTTCATATCTGA
- the radC gene encoding RadC family protein — protein MKNKKFLAGEEAGTYIVPEQVTEADILDMALKLARGRLSKGRKIEQPSSAFSYLQTLMHEYEHEVFGVLFLDTKHRVIRFEELFKGTLDAASVYPREVTKRALEFNAAAVILVHNHPSGDPEPSEADKRITHRLRDALSLVDIRTLDHVVVASEGCVSLAERGYL, from the coding sequence ATGAAAAACAAAAAGTTCTTAGCTGGCGAAGAAGCCGGTACTTATATCGTTCCTGAGCAAGTGACTGAAGCGGATATCTTAGATATGGCGCTCAAGCTTGCCCGTGGTCGATTGAGTAAAGGTCGAAAAATTGAACAGCCATCGTCGGCGTTCTCATACCTGCAAACACTGATGCACGAGTATGAGCACGAAGTCTTTGGCGTGCTGTTTCTTGATACAAAGCATCGCGTTATTCGATTTGAAGAGCTGTTCAAAGGCACTTTAGATGCAGCGAGCGTGTATCCAAGGGAAGTAACAAAGCGAGCGCTAGAATTTAATGCGGCAGCAGTGATACTGGTTCATAACCATCCATCGGGTGATCCTGAGCCAAGTGAAGCTGATAAACGCATTACTCATCGACTCCGTGACGCCTTGTCACTTGTTGATATTCGAACGCTTGACCATGTCGTGGTCGCATCCGAGGGCTGCGTTTCGCTTGCCGAACGCGGTTATCTTTAA
- a CDS encoding VWA domain-containing protein yields the protein MNHPLKNALPIVAAAYGEKFGLKVLIQGQDAFTDGERIVIPTANPDDPHYQQIAWGYLAHEAAHIRHTNFDMVQKASTKPIRKALLNIIEDVRIENELAKDYPGTRRSISQVIEYMVDTQQMCVPEQLEPASNLQAWLLFRLRCHFLGQKALTPLYQAVDERVRQLFPAAAMSRLSAMLTAVPSLASTGEVLKLVDAIVAMLEEESRPPQDESDADSGNDIGQDASNDSNNSSDSQTPETGLSATGDAAETGDSDNSDQADNLRQALEASAAQFEPDTFAQVAEVLSEQAEGHQGVTPLSLPQAEQAMLGDEAILTLSASESAQIRARLRGMVQSSQDNRNHAKRHGLRVATHRLAASQAGESRLFIQRQPRIAPNAAVHLLVDISGSMGKPIGEGNRKYFHVANEAALALAMALEGIPGVVPAVSYFPGIHQEVSIALLPKQSVRHRAACFDQKPRGCTPMAQAMWFAANSLLAQKQKRKLMIVLTDGDPDDWAATHDIVDRCRRSGFELLGIGIQTRSVEKFFPQSIVINDVKDLKRELFEVTQQLLIQ from the coding sequence ATGAATCATCCATTAAAAAATGCACTGCCAATCGTTGCCGCCGCTTATGGCGAAAAGTTTGGTTTGAAGGTGCTTATTCAAGGACAAGATGCGTTTACAGATGGTGAGCGGATTGTGATCCCAACAGCAAACCCAGACGACCCACACTATCAACAGATAGCTTGGGGTTATCTGGCTCATGAAGCGGCGCATATTCGGCATACCAATTTTGACATGGTGCAGAAGGCGTCGACCAAGCCGATCCGTAAGGCACTTCTCAATATTATTGAGGATGTTCGCATTGAAAACGAATTGGCAAAGGACTACCCCGGAACCCGGCGCAGTATTTCGCAAGTGATTGAGTACATGGTGGACACACAGCAAATGTGTGTACCTGAACAGCTTGAGCCTGCATCTAACTTGCAAGCCTGGTTGTTGTTTCGCTTGAGATGCCATTTTCTGGGCCAGAAAGCGCTGACGCCTTTGTATCAAGCAGTCGATGAAAGAGTGAGACAACTCTTTCCTGCCGCAGCGATGAGCCGGTTAAGCGCCATGCTGACAGCAGTGCCTAGCCTGGCGTCTACAGGTGAAGTGCTAAAACTTGTCGATGCCATCGTTGCCATGTTGGAAGAAGAATCTCGTCCACCACAGGATGAGTCGGATGCTGATAGCGGTAATGACATTGGACAAGATGCGAGTAATGACAGCAATAACAGTAGTGACAGTCAAACCCCGGAAACAGGTTTGTCTGCAACAGGGGATGCTGCTGAAACGGGTGATTCTGATAACTCTGATCAAGCTGACAATTTGCGACAAGCCTTAGAGGCCAGTGCCGCTCAGTTTGAACCCGATACCTTTGCCCAAGTGGCAGAAGTGTTGTCGGAACAAGCTGAAGGACATCAGGGCGTCACACCTCTCAGTTTGCCCCAAGCAGAGCAAGCTATGTTGGGTGATGAGGCCATCTTGACCTTATCGGCGTCAGAGTCGGCTCAAATTCGAGCCCGACTTAGGGGCATGGTTCAGTCCAGTCAGGACAATCGGAATCATGCTAAACGGCACGGTCTTCGAGTTGCAACCCATCGTCTTGCCGCCTCACAAGCAGGTGAATCGAGATTGTTTATTCAAAGGCAACCTCGCATTGCGCCCAATGCTGCTGTGCACTTGCTTGTCGATATATCGGGCTCAATGGGTAAGCCCATTGGCGAAGGTAATCGCAAGTACTTTCATGTTGCCAATGAAGCCGCTTTGGCTTTGGCCATGGCATTGGAAGGTATACCGGGTGTTGTACCTGCGGTCAGTTATTTTCCTGGTATTCATCAGGAAGTTTCTATCGCGTTATTGCCCAAGCAATCGGTTCGACATCGGGCCGCCTGTTTTGACCAAAAACCACGAGGTTGTACGCCTATGGCACAAGCGATGTGGTTTGCGGCAAACAGTTTGTTAGCACAAAAACAGAAGCGAAAGCTAATGATAGTGCTAACGGATGGTGACCCAGATGATTGGGCTGCCACGCATGACATTGTTGACCGGTGCAGACGCAGTGGCTTTGAGCTGCTGGGGATCGGGATTCAAACACGCAGTGTTGAGAAATTCTTTCCTCAAAGCATTGTGATTAATGACGTCAAAGATCTGAAGCGTGAGTTATTCGAAGTAACACAACAACTGTTAATTCAGTAA
- a CDS encoding DUF3150 domain-containing protein — protein MSIQTLDKLLICHIDCSIWSGRKKLRPEDFRLANGSQLPPKDVASLGSKKICDPEALANFERLKKEAQRLCEQVGVRFLGGYAVPEDRIDQIVPELDRIGQEFAQCKQLFLDNYDQVTFDWVAKHPEFADAIRRALSPIEDVEQRLQFDYAIYRMQPAEQAGGLDDKVNGMGHTLFREVARDANELFERSVAGKNQISQRALNPLKRLRDKLDGLSFLDHRVQPMVEAMNNLFVRLPKTGPVTDNLYHELMATILILSDPDKMRMHGEGQLDIRQLMPKPEPKPAQPVSAQADNLRAIPQPTVRPNLGSTVPNSFYF, from the coding sequence ATGAGTATTCAAACCCTCGACAAACTGTTGATTTGTCACATCGACTGTTCCATCTGGAGCGGTAGAAAAAAACTAAGGCCTGAAGATTTCAGGTTAGCCAATGGCAGCCAACTTCCACCGAAGGATGTTGCCAGCTTAGGGAGTAAAAAAATTTGCGACCCAGAGGCATTGGCGAACTTTGAAAGGCTTAAGAAAGAAGCGCAGCGCTTGTGTGAGCAAGTCGGTGTGCGGTTTTTAGGTGGCTATGCCGTCCCTGAAGACCGAATTGATCAGATTGTTCCAGAGCTTGACCGAATCGGTCAGGAGTTTGCGCAGTGCAAGCAGTTGTTCTTGGACAACTATGATCAGGTGACTTTTGACTGGGTTGCAAAACACCCGGAATTTGCAGATGCAATCCGGCGTGCGCTGTCACCCATCGAAGACGTGGAACAACGGCTTCAGTTCGATTATGCCATCTATCGAATGCAACCGGCTGAACAAGCTGGAGGCTTAGATGACAAGGTCAATGGTATGGGGCACACCCTCTTTAGGGAGGTAGCTCGTGATGCCAACGAACTGTTTGAGCGTTCCGTTGCAGGTAAGAATCAAATCAGTCAGCGAGCCCTTAACCCTCTCAAACGGTTAAGAGACAAGTTGGATGGTTTGTCCTTCCTGGATCATCGAGTTCAGCCGATGGTTGAAGCGATGAACAATTTATTTGTTCGTCTGCCGAAGACCGGCCCTGTGACAGACAATCTCTATCACGAACTGATGGCGACCATTTTAATTTTGTCTGATCCAGACAAGATGAGAATGCACGGGGAAGGTCAATTGGATATCAGGCAACTGATGCCCAAACCTGAACCTAAACCTGCACAGCCAGTATCTGCTCAGGCAGATAACTTGCGTGCAATACCCCAACCAACCGTCAGACCAAACCTTGGTTCGACTGTACCAAACTCATTTTATTTTTAA
- a CDS encoding AAA family ATPase, producing MTEQSPFLVQVNQAFNVPAPDAFVLEGFSADTTHPNIPVCKDEYVFRKEDLRDVLAFLSNPDGDGLYITGPTGCGKTSLICQVASRLNWPVQQITAHGRLELSDLIGHHTLVNGNMTFVFGPLALAVKHGHLLIINEMDLAEPAELAGLNDILEGAPLVIAQNGGEIIMPHNKFRFIATGNSAGSGDQTGLYQGVLQQNLAFLDRFRIIEATYAEPSVEEAILENVAPGLPEVFRQKMVKVAGDIRRLFIGGADGGAELSITMSTRTLVRWAKLTLAFKGAPNAVEYALARSLTARAELEQREAIHRIAADVFGDHWED from the coding sequence ATGACTGAACAATCCCCATTTTTGGTTCAAGTGAATCAAGCGTTTAATGTCCCGGCTCCTGATGCTTTCGTTCTGGAAGGATTTAGTGCCGACACTACTCATCCAAACATTCCCGTTTGCAAGGACGAGTATGTTTTTAGAAAAGAAGATTTACGTGACGTATTGGCGTTTTTGTCTAACCCAGACGGTGACGGTTTGTATATTACAGGCCCCACTGGATGCGGTAAGACCTCGCTAATTTGCCAAGTTGCTTCTCGATTGAATTGGCCTGTTCAGCAAATTACTGCGCACGGTCGATTGGAGTTGTCCGATCTTATCGGTCACCACACGCTGGTTAATGGCAACATGACCTTTGTGTTTGGACCGCTGGCACTGGCTGTAAAGCATGGCCATTTGCTGATCATTAATGAAATGGATCTTGCTGAGCCTGCTGAACTGGCTGGGCTCAATGACATTTTGGAAGGTGCCCCGTTGGTCATCGCACAAAATGGCGGTGAGATCATCATGCCACATAACAAGTTTCGTTTTATCGCAACCGGCAACAGTGCGGGCAGCGGTGATCAAACGGGCTTATATCAAGGTGTGCTTCAACAGAATTTGGCTTTTCTTGATCGCTTTAGAATCATCGAAGCGACCTATGCAGAGCCTTCTGTAGAGGAAGCCATTCTGGAGAACGTTGCGCCGGGCTTACCAGAAGTCTTTCGCCAAAAAATGGTGAAAGTGGCTGGTGACATTCGTCGTCTTTTTATTGGGGGCGCGGATGGCGGTGCTGAGCTTAGTATCACCATGTCCACTCGGACCTTGGTGCGCTGGGCAAAGCTAACACTTGCTTTTAAAGGCGCTCCTAACGCAGTGGAATATGCACTGGCTCGGTCTTTGACGGCTCGTGCTGAGTTGGAGCAACGAGAAGCCATTCACCGTATTGCCGCTGATGTCTTCGGTGACCACTGGGAGGATTGA
- a CDS encoding YqaJ viral recombinase family protein: MKVIDLSQRTPAWHQWRIAGVTASEAPIIMGRSPYKTPWRLWAEKTGFVLPEDLSNNPNVLRGIRLEPQARRAFENAHNDFLLPLCAEADHNAIFRASFDGINDAGEPVELKCPCQSVFEDVQAHREQSEAYQLYWVQVQHQILVANSTRGWLVFYFEDQLIEFEIQRDALFLTELQETALQFWELVQTKKEPSKCPEQDCFVPKGEAQYRWTSLSRQYCSAHAEVVRLENHIKSLKEEMRDAQSKLVAMMGNYAHADYAGVKLSRYMMAGTVDYKQLATDKLGELDDQVLAAYRKAPQERLRISTNKPEQPVETPIKISLEQEILVLPGDSPSSFYF, from the coding sequence ATGAAGGTTATCGACCTATCACAGCGTACTCCTGCATGGCACCAGTGGCGCATTGCAGGGGTTACGGCATCTGAAGCCCCAATTATTATGGGGCGTTCACCCTACAAAACACCTTGGCGATTATGGGCAGAAAAAACCGGATTCGTATTACCGGAAGACCTGTCGAATAATCCAAATGTGCTTCGCGGTATAAGGTTGGAGCCTCAAGCAAGGCGAGCATTTGAGAATGCGCATAATGACTTTCTTCTGCCGTTATGTGCAGAAGCCGATCATAACGCAATCTTTCGAGCCAGCTTTGATGGCATCAACGATGCGGGCGAACCCGTTGAACTGAAATGTCCTTGCCAGTCAGTTTTTGAGGATGTGCAAGCTCACCGAGAACAAAGCGAGGCGTACCAGTTGTATTGGGTGCAAGTACAGCATCAAATACTGGTCGCCAATAGCACGCGTGGTTGGTTGGTTTTCTATTTTGAGGATCAACTGATTGAGTTTGAAATACAACGAGACGCATTGTTCTTAACTGAATTGCAAGAAACAGCGCTTCAGTTTTGGGAGTTAGTACAGACCAAAAAAGAACCGTCAAAATGCCCAGAGCAAGATTGTTTTGTTCCCAAGGGTGAAGCTCAATACCGCTGGACATCGTTGTCTCGCCAGTATTGCTCAGCACATGCCGAAGTGGTCCGACTGGAAAATCACATCAAATCTTTGAAAGAAGAAATGCGAGACGCTCAGTCGAAATTGGTCGCTATGATGGGTAACTACGCTCATGCCGATTATGCTGGGGTCAAACTCAGCCGCTACATGATGGCGGGTACGGTGGACTATAAGCAATTGGCCACCGATAAATTAGGCGAGCTGGACGATCAGGTTTTAGCTGCTTACCGAAAAGCGCCACAAGAGCGGTTGCGTATCAGCACCAATAAGCCAGAGCAGCCCGTTGAAACACCAATCAAAATCAGCCTTGAGCAAGAGATCTTGGTTCTGCCAGGTGACTCGCCGAGCTCATTTTACTTTTAA
- the bet gene encoding phage recombination protein Bet, with translation MEKPKLIQRFAERFSVDPNKLFDTLKATAFKQRDGSAPTNEQMMALLVVADQYGLNPFTKEIFAFPDKQAGIIPVVGVDGWSRIINQHDQFDGMEFKTSETKVSLDGAKECPEWMECIIYRRDRSHPVKITEYLDEVYRPPFEGNGKNGPYRVDGPWQTHTKRMLRHKSMIQCSRIAFGFVGIFDQDEAERIIEGQATHVVEPSVIPPEQVDDRTRGLVYKLIERAEASNAWNSALEYANEHFQGVELTFAKQEIFNAQQQAAKALTQPLAS, from the coding sequence TAATCCAACGCTTTGCTGAGCGCTTTAGTGTCGATCCAAACAAGTTGTTCGATACCCTAAAAGCAACAGCATTCAAGCAACGTGACGGTAGTGCACCGACCAATGAGCAGATGATGGCGCTCTTGGTGGTTGCAGATCAGTACGGCTTGAACCCTTTCACCAAAGAGATTTTTGCGTTCCCTGATAAACAAGCTGGAATTATTCCAGTGGTAGGTGTCGATGGATGGTCTCGCATCATCAATCAACACGACCAGTTTGATGGCATGGAGTTCAAGACTTCAGAAACCAAAGTCTCACTGGATGGCGCGAAAGAATGCCCGGAATGGATGGAATGCATTATCTATCGGCGCGACCGTTCGCACCCAGTCAAAATCACTGAGTACCTGGATGAAGTCTATCGACCGCCTTTTGAAGGTAACGGCAAAAATGGCCCTTACCGTGTGGATGGTCCATGGCAGACGCACACTAAGCGAATGCTAAGGCATAAATCCATGATCCAGTGTTCCCGCATTGCGTTTGGCTTTGTGGGAATTTTCGATCAAGACGAAGCGGAGCGAATTATCGAAGGCCAAGCAACACACGTTGTTGAGCCATCGGTGATTCCACCCGAGCAAGTTGATGATCGAACCCGAGGGCTTGTTTACAAGCTTATCGAGCGGGCGGAAGCTTCAAACGCTTGGAATAGTGCATTGGAATATGCCAATGAACATTTTCAAGGTGTTGAACTGACGTTTGCGAAACAAGAAATATTTAATGCACAGCAACAAGCAGCCAAAGCGCTCACACAGCCTTTAGCTTCTTAG